CGAGGTTGGTTAGATAGAAGCAGTAGCCCTTTGGGGTCGAGACGCCCACCAGCCGTGCACCGACCACGCGCGACCCATGGCCGAGCTCGACGTCGGCGTCGATTACCTTGCCGTCGAGCTTGAGCACCTCGCGTTGCAGCAGGAGGTCGAGGTCTGTTCCGGGCGCAAACGTGCGGCTGACGCTGCCACGCGCGACGTGCAACACCTTCGGCTTCCAATTCTCTTTCAGCCGCAGCACATACGAGACGCCGTAGCGGTCGCAGCTCGACAACAGCTTCAGCGAAGCATAGCCCAGGTCCACCAACAGCCCGAGGCCACGCCAGCTCTCGTCGAGCTTTAGATGCGGCGCGTCGTGCTCGCGTGCGGGGCTGAGGTGATACGCCACCGTGGTCCCCATCCCCACCGAATAGCGCTTGTGCACCTTCAACGCCGCATATGCCCCGGCGCCCGGATACTCGTCCATCAGCGCATCGGCGAGCCGCACCGTTGTCGCGTCGACGATGTGCCAGTCTCGCGCCGTACGGCCCAACAGCCCCGGCAGGTCCAGCGCCTGCCCCGCGACATATGCAAGCGCGCGGTCCCGCACCCCCTCCATCGCTCGCTCCAGCGCCGGCCCAAACCACCCGTAGAAGCCACCACGCACTACCCTCGGCCCCCCAGACTCGAAATACATCTTCATCGCGTCCGCTTGCCGCCCGCCCCTCCCCGTCGACGCCGACACCACCATCGATCGCAATAACACCAGCGCGTTCAGGCGCCGCTCGCGCTGCTGCAGCCCAGCCGCCTGCACCACCGCCGTCAGCGCCTCGTCCGGCAGAATCGCCTCGAACACCTCCCGCACATCGCTGCCTTGCATGCTCATCCGCCGAGCTGATCACGCCCAACCCTGCTCTTCAAGCCCTCGCTCAACCGATCGTTCTTGCACCGCTTTCCTCCTAACTGGACAGCCATGCTGCGGCCCCATCTCCAGCTACCAAGCTGCGGCCCCATTGAAGCTCTCCGCGTCGTCGGCGCTGAGGCGCAGCGTCGCGCTTTCCGCAGCTACCAAGCTGCGGCCCCATTGAAGCTAGCAGCGCGCCGTACCGCTGTGCCGCGGAGGGGCTCCGACGAATGCTTTCCGCAGCTACCAAGCTGCGGCCCCATTGAACGGGCGCGCTGCACGGAAGCGGGCGGGGGGGCTTTCCGCACAAGTCCGACGGACGACCGCGCACGAAACGCCTTTCCGCAGCTACCAAGCTGCGGCCCCATTGAAGCCCACTGTAAGGGAAGGTCGCCGATGGGCATCGCCCGGACCCAGCCGGGGAGCGGGCCGGGGGGGCGGGGGGGGGGGGCGGGGGGCGGGGGGGGCGCGGCGGGGGGGGGCGGGGGGGGGGGGGGGGGGGGGGGGGGTCGCCGGGCACTCGACGCGTCCGTGAGCGTCGTCGCGCGACCGGCACTGCTTGATTCCGCGGAAGTTTCGCTCGGCGGCATCGGCGAAGCGTTGCTGGACGTGCTTGTGCAGCGCGCTGCGGTTGCCCTTAAGCGCCAGCACGAAGTCGGCGCCCGCATCGCGCACGGCGGTGGTGACGGCGGCGGTGCAGGTGTTCGCATCGGCCGTGACCGTGGCGCCGCGAACGTCGAGTATTTGCAGCAGTTCCAGGGCCGCCTCGACCTCGCCACCGGCGCTGGTCCGCTTCAGCCCAGCATCAACTGTCGCGAGGGGCGCGGTCGCGCTCCCCGTACCCCTGGTGTCGTCGCCGTTGCTGGCGACATGCTAGGGCGTAGACGCGACTCCTGTGGCGGTCACGGCCAACCAGACCGTCCGACGCTCTGGGTCGTTGCTGGAGATGGCGAGGCGGGTGCGACGCAGACCGGTTTTCTCCGGGTGCACGGTGATCTCAAGTGGGATGGACTCACCGGGCTCGATCGGTCTTAAGAAAAGCGAATGGGGCAAGGAGAAGTCCCCAGGGTCGCCGTCTACGAAGCGCATGTCGTGGAGCATGAGGGTCATGCTGCCGGCGTTGAACAGGCGCAGCGAAGCCGCCGGCGACTCGCGTCCGAGCGGCACCGACCCGAAGTCGAAGCGGCCCGTGTAAGGATCGATCTCGGTGCAGGAGGTGTCGCAGTCCATGATCGCGATCGCGGGCGCCGCCGCCTTGACCGTCAGCTTCTGAAGGTGTGGCTCGCTGATCGCGCCTTCGCCGTCGCGCGCGCGCACGGTGATGTGAGCTTCGCCGCTCTGCCGTGGCGTGTAGCTGACCGAGGCACTCCGTTGCCAGGTTCCAGCGGCGAAGCTGAGACTGCCACCCGCTGTGCTGGCCGGATCGAGCTCGTAGCTGTACTCGAGCGAGGTGCCTCCGGTGTCGGCGGCGGTGACCGTGAGGGTCGCTGGCTGCTGCTCGTAGACGCGTTGCGGCGCGACCGTCAGGCTGGTGATGGTCGGGGGGGCGTTGAGCAGCGTGACGTAGAGGGTAGCCTTGTCGAGGCCGCCGTTGCCGTCGCTGACGAAGGCGTTGAACGCGACCTGGTCGCCAACGGCTCCGGCACGAAAGGTGTAGACCTGTCCGTCTTTCACCAGCGTTCCGCTGCCCCCAACGAGCTCGAGCCGGGTCTCGAGGGTGTCGAGCGACCCATCGGGATCGGTCACCGAGAGGGAGATCACGGCGCTGTCGCCGCGCACCACGCTGACGGGTGTTGCCATGAGCTGGGTGATGCTCGGGGGGCGATTCACGACTGCGACCTCGAGCTCGGCGGTGGCGGTGGCCCCCTGCGGGTCTTCGGCCGTGACGGCGATCCGTAGCGAGCCTAGTCGGGTGCCGGCTCTCAGCATCGTCTTGCCGTCCTCGTCGGCCACCGTGCCGCTGCCGGCGAGCACCTTGTAGCTATAGCTCAAGCTCTCCCCCTCGGGATCGGTGGCCGCGAGCAGCAGCTCGACCTTGTCCTCACGTGGCACGCTCGCGCTCGATGGCGCGAAGCTCGTGATCGACGGCGCTAAGTTGGAGACGGCGACGGAGGTCGCGGCCGAAGCCGAGAGTCCGAGGTCGTCGCGGACTGTGAGCCGGACCTCACAGGTCCCGGACGAGCCCAGGGTGAGCGCAACTTGCGGCCCGGTCCCCGTGATGCTCGCCGAGCAGTTGACCAACTCGTAGTGGTAGGTCAGCAGGTCGCCGTCCGGGTCGGCGGCGACGGCCGTCATTTGGGCCGTCTTGCCGACCGGCGCGGCGGCATCGAACGCGGTAATCGCGGGACGCGCGTTGACGATCGGGATCACCAGTGCAGCGGTGATCGTATGGCCGCGGCCATCGGTGACCTTCACAGTAAGCGCGGCGTTGCCTGGGAGCGACCCAGCGGTGAAGGTGGCATCGGGCCCAGCGCCGGCGATCGCGCCCTCTCCGCTGATCACCTGGAAGGCGTAGTGCAGTGGCGGGACGCCCCGCGCGGCAACGTGTAACTGCACCGCCTGGCGCCGGGGTACGGTCGAGCTCGCCGCGCTGAAGTCCATCACCTCGAGGGGAACGCTCGACTCTGTTCTTGGCGTGGCGCCGTCGGTTTCGATCGACGCGTCTCGCTCGGACCATGCGCGCGGGCCGGCATCGGCCTGGCCCCGCGAGGGGGCAGCGTCAATCGTCGTCACCGGGCCATCACCGCACGAGGCGAGCACGCCGAGTGCGGCCCAGAACAAGAGCCTCTGCGACACGGTGGCGCTCTGCCGGTGGCCGCGGCGCGGTGTCG
This genomic stretch from Pseudomonadota bacterium harbors:
- a CDS encoding IS4 family transposase, producing the protein MSMQGSDVREVFEAILPDEALTAVVQAAGLQQRERRLNALVLLRSMVVSASTGRGGRQADAMKMYFESGGPRVVRGGFYGWFGPALERAMEGVRDRALAYVAGQALDLPGLLGRTARDWHIVDATTVRLADALMDEYPGAGAYAALKVHKRYSVGMGTTVAYHLSPAREHDAPHLKLDESWRGLGLLVDLGYASLKLLSSCDRYGVSYVLRLKENWKPKVLHVARGSVSRTFAPGTDLDLLLQREVLKLDGKVIDADVELGHGSRVVGARLVGVSTPKGYCFYLTNLAPDVAPRAVADLYRVRWEIELDNKLDKSCLRLDDIGAKTGPAVRALVHAAMVASVIVCMLAHHHRRREAPPPRGRAERTKPPLHPQALARMVAVAAFAIGRAFELSGREADLEVASPRRAIQRRDRPQLAAPPLRPRPNARLAHLPRSAQTAPCCPRFA
- a CDS encoding choice-of-anchor D domain-containing protein; translation: MSQRLLFWAALGVLASCGDGPVTTIDAAPSRGQADAGPRAWSERDASIETDGATPRTESSVPLEVMDFSAASSTVPRRQAVQLHVAARGVPPLHYAFQVISGEGAIAGAGPDATFTAGSLPGNAALTVKVTDGRGHTITAALVIPIVNARPAITAFDAAAPVGKTAQMTAVAADPDGDLLTYHYELVNCSASITGTGPQVALTLGSSGTCEVRLTVRDDLGLSASAATSVAVSNLAPSITSFAPSSASVPREDKVELLLAATDPEGESLSYSYKVLAGSGTVADEDGKTMLRAGTRLGSLRIAVTAEDPQGATATAELEVAVVNRPPSITQLMATPVSVVRGDSAVISLSVTDPDGSLDTLETRLELVGGSGTLVKDGQVYTFRAGAVGDQVAFNAFVSDGNGGLDKATLYVTLLNAPPTITSLTVAPQRVYEQQPATLTVTAADTGGTSLEYSYELDPASTAGGSLSFAAGTWQRSASVSYTPRQSGEAHITVRARDGEGAISEPHLQKLTVKAAAPAIAIMDCDTSCTEIDPYTGRFDFGSVPLGRESPAASLRLFNAGSMTLMLHDMRFVDGDPGDFSLPHSLFLRPIEPGESIPLEITVHPEKTGLRRTRLAISSNDPERRTVWLAVTATGVASTP